The Henckelia pumila isolate YLH828 chromosome 2, ASM3356847v2, whole genome shotgun sequence genome includes a window with the following:
- the LOC140881151 gene encoding kinesin-like protein KIN-14Q gives MGDFEWHDPLLITDVSHQEEQDRRQNHCKFESGFDESSIMGNLDDSTPTKIDGRSVLGFSLTSPDLVICVGSPDISNQRYEDSPDISNQRYEDSPENPSDCSPINVSLENGIKGSEIRDSIEIPLAKMDDLSTESSFELAAPLLVREYSSEYVMRINVGSSTSLSFEDGVPFSEDRGFNGGDTIKTEDPIMSDGKECPSLYQTARIGNCSYHFENLESGIYLVDLHFAEIVFTAGPPGMRIFNIYLQEQKVISSLDVYANVCGNKALVISDLKTYVDTDKVLSIRSEGVNGSPIICGISIRKDSSEIFGDGILLGRVGSTGMPQFKLSKDAYGNSIDGVEHESRAKELSETKRALEKLKRDNELKSQECQEAWKSLKDLQNELMRKSMHVGSLAFAIEGQVKEKSRWFSSLSYLTQKSKILKMDQIKLSEEASIFKQYVADMEGVKSIVQSTVQQHVELYEDIKCKYLKEAKLTKELYNKVLDLKGNIRVFCRCRPLNGEELAGGASQVVDFESAKDGELTIKSNGISKKTFKFDAVFGPEASQVDVFEDTAPLATSVLDGYNACIFAYGQTGTGKTFTMEGTEDARGVNYRTLEKLFHIIEERKNTFRYEISVSVLEVYNEQLRDLLASDSQTGLTAKRLEIKQVGEGGHHVPGVTEARVKNVSEVWEVLQTGSNFRAVGSTNVNEHSSRSHCMHCVIVKGESLLNGECTKSKLWLVDLAGSERIAKTEVQGDRLKETQNINRSLSALGDVISALAAKCPHIPFRNSKLTHLLQDSLGGDSKTLMFVQISPNENDLTETLCSLNFASRVRGIELGPAKRQMDNTEILKFRQMTEKLRQDLKSKDLQVKKLEDINHGLELKMKDKDMKNKNLQEKIKELESQLLVERKLGRQHVDSKIAEQHQQQQEEHSCELVRPPLATKILGAHFENVPCSFGDNFFPFRLTHIDEHATNDNLTEKENNPDMAEQSRLPKRTGRASLSTAIQKLYAAPVAPRRNSLIPLPSTFKTAKLHPPFLPPLRTIQSDKEDDTYEEEKNDLLPEQTPSDSPKQHRNASKKLSSALRRSHQKKIPMQPHMRRVGVNVGMEKVRVSIGSRGRTAHRMLLGTARRTATRDAQQKQSHREKERGWNIGTLGRTL, from the exons ATGGGAGATTTTGAGTGGCATGACCCACTTCTTATAACCGATGTTTCTCACCAGGAAGAACAGGATCGAAGACAAAATCATT GTAAATTCGAGAGTGGTTTTGATGAATCTTCGATCATGGGAAACTTAGACGATTCCACTCCAACCAAGATTGATG GTCGATCTGTCTTGGGATTTTCTTTGACATCACCTGATCTGGTAATATGTGTGGGTTCACCTGACATTTCTAACCAAAGATACGAAGATTCACCAGATATTTCAAACCAGAGATACGAAGATTCACCTGAAAACCCTAGCGATTGTAGCCCAATTAATGTTTCTTTAGAAAATGGAATTAAGGGGTCTGAAATCAGGGACTCCATTGAAATCCCACTAGCAAAGATGGATGATTTGAGTACCGAATCTTCTTTTGAGCTTGCTGCACCACTGTTAGTCCGAGAATATTCATCAGAATATGTTATGAGAATTAATGTGGGATCTTCCACGAGTCTTTCATTTGAAGATGGTGTACCATTTTCTGAGGACAGAGGTTTCAATGGAGGTGATACTATAAAGACTGAAGATCCCATTATGAGTGATGGAAAAGAATGTCCAAGTCTCTACCAGACTGCTCGGATAGGGAATTGTTCATATCATTTTGAGAATCTAGAGTCTGGAATATACTTGGTTGATCTACATTTTGCGGAGATCGTGTTTACAGCTGGTCCTCCGGGAATGAGAATATTCAACATTTACTTACAAGAGCAAAAG GTTATATCTAGTTTAGATGTTTATGCAAATGTGTGTGGAAACAAGGCCTTGGTGATATCGGATCTTAAAACTTATGTTGATACGGATAAGGTGTTATCTATTAGATCTGAAGGTGTGAATGGATCCCCAATAATTTGTGGCATTTCTATTCGAAAAGATTCTTCTGAAA TATTCGGAGATGGAATATTACTTGGCAGAGTGGGATCAACTGGCATGCCACAGTTCAAGTTGTCGAAA GATGCCTATGGTAATTCCATTGATGGAGTTGAACATGAATCACGAGCGAAGGAACTATCAGAAACGAAAAGGGCTCTTGAAAAGCTTAAGAGGGACAATGAACTAAAGAGTCAAGAATGTCAAGAAGCTTGGAAGTCTTTGAAAGACCTTCAAAATGAGCTTATGCGTAAATCAATGCACGTGGGATCATTAG CTTTTGCAATCGAAGGTCAAGTGAAAGAAAAGAGCAGATGGTTTTCATCACTGAGCTATTTGACTCAAAAATCGAAG ATTCTGAAGATGgatcaaatcaaactttcagaAGAGGCTTCAATATTTAAGCAATATGTGGCAGATATGGAGGGTGTTAAATCTATTGTTCAATCGACAG TACAACAGCATGTCGAATTATATGAAGATATAAAATGCAAGTACCTCAAGGAGGCGAAATTAACAAAAGAACTTTATAATAAGGTTCTGGACTTAAAAG GAAATATTAGAGTATTTTGTCGATGTCGACCTTTGAATGGTGAAGAGCTTGCCGGAGGAGCTTCACAAGTTGTTGACTTTGAATCTGCAAAAGATGGCGAGCTAACAATCAAGTCAAATGGGATCTCGAAGAAAACCTTCAAATTTGATGCAGTTTTTGGTCCAGAGGCAAGCCAAG TTGATGTTTTTGAGGATACAGCTCCACTCGCAACTTCAGTTCTAGACGGATACAATGCATGTATATTTGCATATGGCCAAACAGGAACCGGTAAAACATTTACCATGGAGGGAACAGAAGATGCTCGCGGGGTTAACTACAGAACTCTTGAGAAACTATTTCACATAATTGAAGAGCGTAAAAACACATTTAGATATGAAATATCAGTAAGTGTCTTGGAAGTTTACAATGAACAACTGAGGGATTTATTAGCTTCAGATTCACAAACTGGACTCACTGCAAAGAG GCTTGAGATAAAACAAGTAGGTGAGGGAGGGCATCATGTTCCGGGAGTAACTGAAGCTCGTGTGAAGAATGTGAGTGAGGTGTGGGAAGTCCTTCAAACAGGAAGCAATTTCAGGGCTGTTGGATCAACTAATGTTAATGAGCACAGTAGCCGATCACATTG CATGCATTGCGTGATTGTGAAAGGAGAGAGTCTTCTGAATGGAGAATGCACGAAAAGCAAACTATGGTTGGTCGACTTAGCGGGAAGTGAAAGAATAGCTAAAACAGAAGTTCAGGGCGATAGACTTAAGGAAACACAGAATATCAATAGATCACTTTCTGCACTTGGAGATGTGATATCCGCACTTGCAGCTAAGTGCCCACACATCCCTTTCAG GAATTCAAAACTCACTCACTTGCTCCAAGATTCATTAG GTGGAGATTCAAAGACATTGATGTTTGTGCAGATCAGTCCAAACGAAAATGACCTCACTGAGACTCTTTGCTCATTAAATTTTGCCAGTCGAGTTCGAGGAATAGAACTAGGCCCTGCAAAGAGGCAAATGGACAACACTGAGATCCTCAAATTCAGACAAATG ACCGAAAAACTTCGACAAGATTTGAAGAGTAAAGATCTTCAAGTTAAGAAGCTGGAGGATATCAATCATGGTCTCGAGCTCAAGATGAAAGACAAAGacatgaaaaacaaaaaccttCAAGAAAAG ATAAAAGAATTGGAATCACAACTTCTggtagagagaaaactaggacGGCAGCATGTGGACTCGAAAATAGCagaacaacatcagcaacaGCAAGAGGAGCATAGCTGTGAACTAGTGAGACCACCACTTGCAACTAAAATTCTTGGCGCTCATTTTGAAAACGTTCCTTGTTCTTTTGGAGACAACTTCTTCCCATTTCGCCTAACTCACATAGATGAACATGCCACGAATGATAACTTGACAGAGAAGGAAAATAACCCCGATATGGCTGAACAATCACGACTTCCAAAGAGAACAGGCCGAGCATCTCTTAGTACAGCTATACAAAAATTATACGCAGCACCAGTCGCTCCAAGACGGAACTCTCTAATTCCACTTCCTAGTACATTCAAAACAGCCAAGTTACATCCCCCATTTCTACCACCACTAAGAACAATCCAATCAGATAAGGAGGATGATACTTACGAGGAAGAAAAAAATGATCTTTTGCCCGAGCAGACTCCGTCTGATAGTCCTAAACAGCATAGAAATGCAAGTAAGAAGCTAAGTAGTGCACTGAGAAGAAGCCATCAGAAGAAGATTCCAATGCAGCCACATATGAGACGTGTAGGAGTGAACGTTGGGATGGAGAAGGTGAGAGTCTCAATTGGGAGCAGAGGGAGAACTGCCCACCGCATGCTGCTTGGCACGGCTAGAAGAACGGCGACAAGGGATGCTCAACAGAAGCAAAGTCATAGAGAAAAGGAAAGAGGATGGAATATTGGAACGCTGGGAAGAACACTTTAA